From Dermacentor albipictus isolate Rhodes 1998 colony chromosome 8, USDA_Dalb.pri_finalv2, whole genome shotgun sequence:
ATTTTTTTACTGCAGGCATTATGTACATTTGCACATGACAGCCTCACACACATGTATGTAATGCATCAGAGCTGCTAGTCACTAAATCCTCTCCTTGTCTCCACCTGTTGCCTAAGTCTAGTGGTCGAGTACTAGGCAAGAGACAATATTTTCCAGCTGACTTCATTGTATTTCTTACCTCAAACCACTGCCTCCTACTAAAAGTATTTCCTTATGCCTTATTTTGTATTGGCTTTATGGGTGCCCTAACATAGTTTTGGATGTGTCTGCACATATGTAGCTGTGAGCCTGAAATGCTCCATTTCAAAAACGCAGTAAACAAagtgatgagcaaaacgtgaacaaggtgaatgcaggagccaacgttttgacaagtggacttgtcttcttcaaggcgacatatgctttcctcgccacagtatatattggtggcgttcttctaaaggggagagggtgtgaggcgggaggacgcggaaacgagggaaaatgtgttagcgtgttgAATGTGAAAAGGAAAGCAGAGGGCACTCACCTTGTTCCTTCATCTTAGACTCATACACTGCTTTGCAAAAACAAGTCTGAGGGCTGTCAGGTTTTGGAGACAAATCTGAAGCATATTGGAAGCAATTAGAGGGTTGTTAAGTGTACAGAAATTATTAGTCTAGGAGGCAAATAGAAAGTTAAGGAAAGCATCAGAAGGAAATTGTGGTGCAAGGCACATGAAGATAGTGTGAAGAGGccatgtagttttttttttaatgttatagTTGACCCATGCACGTATCTCACCAACACTATTTTGCAGTAGGGATTTTTTCATTGCTGAGCATTTTTGTCATACATAACGTAGTAGAATTTCCGTAGAAACTGAATAGGTATTAGTTTTGATTTAAAAAAGACAGTGAAAAAAAGCTAGTGCATGGTTCGTATAGTTGTTGCACTTCAGAGAGCCCTAAATAGTTGCAAGTGTCCAGTGTTACACTTTACTGTGTCATAAACTTAACTTGCAGGTTTTGAATATAAAATCTCACCAATAAAGCAGTTGGTCCATCAAgtaatcagtcaatcaatcaatcaatcatatctGTGTTGATGCTGCTGAGAAAGATACGAGTGTATGTTGACTATAAATGAATCACCTTGTCGGCCATTGAACCAATCAGTTATTCATTTGACCAtgaatcagcctattttatgttcacaGCAAgttgaaggcctctcccagtgatttTCTATGACCTCTCCTGCATCAACTGACCCCGCCCTATGCCTGCAGATATCTCATTTCGTAACGCCTACGTCCCTGCTGTCTTCgactgtgtttcctttcttttggcGCCTCATTCTTTAACTCTAATGGACGACtgattatctgccctacgcattacatagcCTGGCAACTCCATATCTGCCTCTTAATCTCAAGTTAAATACTGGCTAGCACTGTTCAATGTAGTCCACACtactgcctgcctgcctcttgACACTGCACCTATTATTTTTGGGGGGTTCAATTCCTCACTGCATGGTGTTCTTAGcctttcattgtctgttggcctCCCATGTTCCTGTCCCATACCTTGGCACTGCAAAATGCAATGACTGTGCACTTCCCTTTTGAAGGATAGCACAATAAGCTGCCAGTCATGACTTGGTAATGCCTGTCATACGAATAACTCAGTCATGTATCTATGTGTTTACCTTCCCAAGAGTCTCCATATGGGTATAGCTGGCTGTTCTATAGATGCATATCTAGATGCATGTGTCTGTTGGGTCAACAGGTGTGCTGGAAGAGGCCGAGTTCTACAACATAGCCGAACTGGTAAAGATGGTGAAACGGCTCATCCAGGAGCGCCAGCAGCACCACAAGTCGCGCGATGCGCGCAAGCATGTCTACCGCGTGCTCCAGTGCCACGAGGACGAACTCACACAGATGGTCTCTACCATGTCTGACGGCTGGCGCTTTGAGCAGGTGAGTGGCGCAAATGTGACGTCATGGACCAGGCAGCACAGCTGCCATCCCCAATGCTCGTTGGTGGCTGTTCTTCATTGGTGCACTTTACTGGTACATTGACCATTGCCAACATGCATTGACTCTTTTATTAGTATTTAAGAGACAATAAAGAGAAACACAAAATTTTTCTAAACACTCTTTTCGTTCATTTCGCGGAAGTGTGCTGGCTGTTAAAGAAGAAACTGAAAGTCATAGTCTCTGGCTGAACAATAATGTTCAGTCTCTGGCTCTATTATAATGCAGTGTAGTCAATTTTTATCACTAAAACATTAACTAGGCTCGAACAGATGCTTTGCGAATACGTTTCAGGTAAGCTAGTCATATAGTAGCAGCCATTCATTCTTGGAAAGTTTGTTTGCAACTAGGCTCTAAATTTGTTGAGAGGCTATTTGGGCATTTATTTTAACGACAAGGAACAATCTTTTGTTTGAAACTGATCCTAATTGTCCGTGATAGTTGACTGCCCTCCTTTTCACTGGTCAGTACAAAACTGGTACCCAATTATACTGATGTAAACAGCCTTACTGTAAAGATACTCGTCTGCATTTGACTTTTCAGTATTCAATTCGGTACTCGATACTTACTGTTAGTATTCGATTCACATTCTGGAAAGTTGACATTAGCCCACCTCATTCATTGAGTTCTCTAGTGATTGCCAGGGTACATAATGTCCATCCTTTATTATCATTAATTAACCCTAGGCAACATTCATTGGCTgttcttcttttttaatgttaATTGGTGATCGCTGATGTTTCTTGACTGTCCCTTATTGACATTTATCTGCCATCACCCACGCCTATTAGCTGGCCTTCATTGGCAAAATACACAAGGCCTCAGGTGTGCTGTGGCCTTGTGTATTGGCAGGTCAGGACGAAATGTGAGCAAAGAAAAACAACATACACATTTGCCTCTCCACAATTTTCCTTTGTGTCGGGCACTGTTGTGATTCATCACAGCGATTGAATTTTCGGTCTTTGTTGTATTTGGCTAACAATCACATTAAGATGTACAGATGTTAAAAAAGACAGTGAGATATGCTCCACTTTGTTACTCATCATGTTTCACTCTTGCCTACCTGTCCAGTGTGTGTCTATGCAGTAAAACCTGCTTGTTGCTATATTGAAATTATAGTTACTACAAAAAATGCCAGTGAAGAATTATTGCAATAGAGAATGCACTTGACTTTGCTTCATGAATTTATCGGAGCACTTGCTCAATTGATAAAATCCAGTTGATAATTGATAATTGATAACTGAGCTGATAACAACGATAACTCAATTGATAATTTAccagttcttctttttttgtcctttaAAAGGTAAGTAGCTACAGAATTAAAAGTAATGTAACTGGGTATAGTATGGAAACAGGTTTACCCGATATCCAGGTATATCGAGCTCTATGGTCGTATTCTAGGGCAGCCGTCAAAGGTGTCATAGTAACATGGATGCAGTTTGTTTAACCCCTTCTGTGCCATGGATGAGCTGGTTTCATCCAAGTGCTGTGTGGAGCTTCCGGTAGATGGCAGCACATAATTGGTGGGGTAGTGCAAGCAGGAGTGAGTTTATTCTGGTGGAGGAAGTAAATTGAGTTGGCTACTGGGGTCTTTAAAGATGGCGCCACTGGCAGCTCTAGCTTCGGGGCCCTTCTTCGCTAAAGAAGAAAAGCTGATTTCAGTGATGAATCGGGGGATTTCGAAGATTAAGCATGCTGCTCTTTGAGTGAAGGAGACGCCGAGATTCTCGATGCACTCAGCTTGTCTTCCGAAGGTGGTGCTTCTGGTGGCTTTGACGTCCCAAGGCAGCAGTGGGAATTCGACGTAAACAAAGCCCCCTGCCTGGCTTTAGGTTTTTGATGTACCCAGATAAttggacactaaaggcaattatCAAGTCTAGGTAAAGTCATAGATTAGGGATCGAGAATCTCTAAGACGTCAACATTATTGTGAACAGAGCCTTAGTGATTGAGAAATTggggtaaatgcaggacacgactAGAGACTCCTCAAAGGTATTCCAAGTACTTGCTTGATGAAGAAGGCACTCCTCGTTTAAATTCTGTCACCAGTACTCAACCACTTGTTATGAAAAGATCACTTTATTGCATTAAAAGACAAAAGGAAATGCTAATTGTCCAGTGCTActtcatattttgaaaaaaaatggctgtggcttaggtaaggttaagcccaggatgcgaagcatactagcctttattttagttgttgaaccactgtttagcctggtgaactgctgttgcttggctatatttggttcggctagacgaagaaacaactcatgcattacttcttcgccttcaagagtggaacgcgacagcgttcccgtcgacccgccaaggggtgtaagacaatgggctacagggcagcgactacgcgccccgcattggacgcggtgagcgtcgagcaaagcagcgttcggcgcggcaacgaaatgtgcgcctgagcaagagacgcacgccttagaaacagcgcgtttctaaggcaacaccgcattcactagaggcgcttttgtaccgctttgaagcgttgtactcgtggctcagtggtagcgtctccgtcccacactccggagaccctggttcgattcccacccagcccgtcttgcaagagttgagccaaagccacttctcctctgtcgtgacgtcacggtgtcacgtgatttcatggtcaccgccgcgcctgaggagctgggttgagccctcgtaatatgcttcgcacaaAAGAACTTACTGGCTTTACCCTTGACAACAGTGCaggggtggtcgaaaggtttcattttcgctcggcTGTGCTATGCAcgcgctttcgcatttcagtagtttcgttatcgcgtagtgctgcgctggttttgctggctcgcgaaacttgcgcaaactgcaagtagcagagaatttcACTTACATGTGATGTCACGTGATGCCCGAACGGCCCAggccacttgaccaaaagcagctgcagtggcgaatccacaGCTCTGACTTGGCTAGGTTTCTCCACGGCTGTGCATTTGCATTTTGTACAAAAAAACGACACCGTCTGGCAAGCGCCGTTTTGCTCACCAACGGCAGCAATGGAGAGTGATGGCGTGTGCAATGTCGCCACTCCTCAGTtgggtggcaggagatttgaattttgatAAAGGTATATTTGGATCCTTGAGATGCAATTTTCTAGTGAACAAAATCTTtttttggcacgaaacaagccTTGCGAGGTTTGTTGGATGCTGTTTGAACAGTCtatgtcgacttagtatttgtctttagtgtcccattaagaCATTTGATGGAGAGGACACGGGTGTCCTCCGTGTTTCATGTGCTCTTTTTGCATCTATCCCACGATATGTGGTATAGTGCTGTTAAGCTTCAGTCCTGCAATAATGGTTGAGCTGTTGAATAAATAAGCATTCAAGACATTGTCTGCAATGTTTTTTTGTTAAGAACTCTGTTATTTTTTTAAGATCGGAATTTAAAGTAATAGTACGGCACAGAAGGGGTGAAAGCCAGTAGCAAGTACACCTCTTGAGTAACATTACTCATCATTTGCAATCTCTTTGAACTATGATTCATTGCTAGCTTTGATGTGTGCTGTAGGATTTGACATGTACATGCCTGTTTATTATCACTTCCATATCCCATGCAGTTGATCAACATCGGTTCGTCATACAACTATGGCAATGACGACCATGCCGAGTTCCTCTGCGTGGTGTCGAGGGAGTACCCTAGCTCCTCGTCTCACACAACAGACCGCGAGTTTGAGCCAACCGACCGGGCCCAGGTATTTTGCCATGATTGTGCTCGGTGTGTTATAAAAGATTGATGGATTGAGTGAAGGTTCTTATGGTGCAAaagccaggtatggccaaagagcacaaGGCACATGCTAACAATGGTTGACGGGTTCTGAATTCTGCATGTATtctggctgtaaaagggcctaaagaAAGCATTAACTGTAGAGTGCCTAAAAATGTTAAATTTATTACAAGTACAACCACAGAGGCATTGAGATATGGTAGGATCACAAAAGATTCTATGTAGTGATGAATCAAAGAGTGAAAACTTTCTGTGTCCATGATTATATTTAAAAATCAATACTGTCTCATCAGGGCCCTTAATGTAAACAGATAGAATACGAGGTGCAAAGAGATGAATAGAAATAAATGCACAACTTACTTATTCATACGTGTTGGTTCATGCCTGTCCGTAAGCATTTGGTTTGTTTTGTAGCATGAAACATGGgggcaaataaaaaaatatatctgGATGTGTTTGTGTAGCAGGGCGTCAGACGTGCAATTTATGTCTGTATTAATGTATTCTTCACTTCCCTTCTTTTTTGAGGGAGCAGTCTTTGAGTGAGCACTTGGATTGCGCCAGGTTTCGACAAATCTATGTCCACCAGAGGTGAATTTGACTGAGGCTTTCCGCTGAATTGCAGTACAAGCTTTAAGGTGTAGGTGTATCTGGAAGAAAGCGTAAGATGCTCTAGAAATTCCAAGTGCGAATCTATGCCTTGAGGACAGGGCACAAGAAAGCGACCCTCAGCGGAGTGTACTAGCTATCAATGATCATTGGGAAGAGCAGAAAAGACACTTAATATCATCACTGTCAGACATCCCTACAAACTTTAAAAAGTGTTTACTAAAGTCACCATAAACCTTTTCAGTTCTTTGCTGAAGTGCATGCATCAACTGAGAAGCTTTTATATATAATGGTACCACGTTCCAAAATTGGATAGTTGGAAAATGCACCATTTGTTTGCCAGCTTTACCCGACCTGTAGCCCAAAGCTCAGTATCATTATTGTTATGATCATTATCAAAAGTATTCGCTTAAAAATTATGTATgaatatacagtcaaacctcgatatatcgaacacggatatatcgaattattgcgtatatcgaacaatttctatatcacacggaaaatcgcatgcatttttaattctttatttcgaacggggcaggatgtaaaatggatatatcgaaaccgccgccccagaccaagtgcgctctgttgacagtaggcgagctttcccgcaacactctcgaagatagcggcagcgcgatcggcgttccagactgctgcgtacgacagctgcccacatcggttgcgccgagggtgccatttgaacgtagcggcatacacacgcggcggcttggagccagcacggccgcctcgatcacgcgcgcacctatgcgcgcacggcggggcaagccgcatcgatcacgcgcgcacgccctcgccgtgcgcgcgtgatcgaggcggccgtggagccagttggagcgctttgtcggtgctgagccacacatcatgtgcattgcggacttcgttggcggtgacgacagcaccggaacagtggcggagttaacagacatggagatcgcggcagaagcgactgctgagcggccaaacgaagacgctgccgaggctgatccagcaagcgctgatgttaaattaaaaattatggggttttacgtgccaaaaccactttctgattatgaggcaggccgtagtggaggactccggaaatttcgaccacctggggttctttaacgtgcacctaaatctaagtacacgggtgttttcgcatttcgcccccatcgaaatgcggccgccatggccgggatccgatcccgcgacctcgtgctcagcagcctaacaccatagccactgagcacaagcgctgatgttgccccgctcccgactgcaactgagactgtagctgctttggccgttgtacgccgctactgcggcccaatagaaggcactggactgtctcttgtggaccatTTGgtctatgttgaggacgccgtggtcaagcacgcggttgccaatatgaagcaggctacgctgcttcagtactttcagcgaactaaataaatactttgtttgaagcttcatgtgagtatctattgcgccacgattggttcattgattgatttgcgctagtttttgacgcgttttctatgtgattttatatatcgaattctggctatatcgaactattttgcgatcaccgcgctgttcgatatatcgaggttcgactgtaatgCTGTAGTTTGCTTGCAGTTCTGTGTTGTGCAGCGTGGACTAATCTGAAAATGCTGACAACCAGGAATGTTATCCGTTTGTTTTTCCCCTAGGGAAATTCAGTGTTTACTATATAGGCAGATGTTAAGGTAAGGTAAGGTGATGACATTGTAGCACTTGAATCCATCCACGGTTTCGCAAAGACAGGACTAAGATGACATTGGACAGACGCGTTCAgcgtcttcatttttttctttcttttgtgactGAGTGTCTTATTTCACATTAGTGCACTGCAATCATTACAGCTGGTTTTTCGGTGGCTTACGAACACTATGTTcacttatatttctttttttgccggtTAATGTACAGCAGGCGACATTCCATTTTCAGTTGCACTATTCTCAATGAAAATGTCAGCTCTGCCTGATGTCTGCTTTAGGCGTCCTTTTAAAAGCAAATTGGACGTCTTTCATGTGCTGTtggtgttaagaggaagctttagctcgggtgctcctatgtaaattcatgtaaaaggagaattcgtttttcttggcaaccactgcactaaatttgactgggtttactgcatttaaaggaaaaacttaaaatctagtcactgttggtttcgaatttttgagttagaccgtcaatattttataaaaaattgacagaaaTTGCAAATTGtcataaaacgaaactatcaagtttacaactctgtaactcaacaagaaaaaatgatatcgcaattctgtgaattgtatctgatagcacatctaaagcggacaaaattgatatgttacacatgaacctcaaaaaatgtaataatatgtaattacaacttttgcagaaccctcgtaaacaaagtaacaaattcacgtaagatgtaaaattacatataatatttgtccgctttgaatgatctaatggatgccgtttacagaaccgcgatgtctgttcttgatgccgagctattagtttgtaaacttcatgcttctatttttttcaaacttctaaatttttgaaaatcgttttaagaaaattcaagccctaaatcgaaattccgcttctaacagtcactagaatttaactttctctttcaaatgcaacaaatttcatcaaaatcggtccaggggttatctcagaaaaacgtttttgcgtttttacatgtatttaaataggccgcgtcggagttgggcccgagctaaagcttcctcttaaagcaaaCACATAGAACACACCATGTATGACTCAGTTTTTAGTCATGACAGTGTAGATGACATCTTCTtgccacatctttttttttttcaggcagtcTGTTGCCTACAAAAGGCATGTCATCTTAAATAGAGTTATGCTCAGCGACGATGTCATCTCGTTGCACAGAACAAACTATAGAAAGTTCTGTCATCTATATCACATAGTTTGGCCTAATTACAGTAGACTGCCGCTAATTCGACTCTGGTTATTTTGGCTTTTCGGTTTATTCGATCTCGTCCGAAGTTACCGGCcagcacccatgcatttctgtgGGTCAAAACATTTGTTATTTCAaccctaaaattggcctttgccggATAATTCAAGCTTGACGAGGCAGCATGCACATGCCTTACCCTTATGGTGCCCCAATAGCAACCCCTTTACTCGTAGTGTCTGTCTGCGTTGAGCAGATGTCCTCTGCCGTCGAAAATGCCAATTTTTCACCTGCTCTAGGAACATCTTCAAGCAGGAATGATAattcacaatgtctgattacagtaTTGATCCACTTTTCCGCAAAATTTTACGGAAAACAGACTTCGCGGCATTTATATGCTTTGCCACATAACACAgctgtactgcggcgaagctgactgtAGGAAACTGGCATTTTTTCTTGCTATAAATCGGTTGCGCAATAGACTTATACTTCATTTAAGAGCTTATATGTTATTTCTATGTTATGTTTCTAATTTTAACACATAGAAAGCAGGCGTGTGCTTGATGTGGAGGTGTGCTAGAATCGGGTAACCACTGCCAATTGAATCAGTGGTGTTCTCATGTATTTTCTACATCTTGTTTTAGTTTTACCTGCCAGATAACTCGAACAATTTCGTAgttcaaattaatggaagtctactgtagtCAGGCCTTAGTAGATGGCATTTTCTTCCCCATTTTATTTGGTAGCTCACTGTCCACAAAAGGCATGATGTCTTCAATTGCGTTATTCTTTGCGACAATAGCCTCTCCTAGCACAGAACAAACCATTGAGAGGTCTGAGGTTTAACACTCCTTTTAGGCATAACATTTGCCTTTGATGTCTGCGTAAATGCAACTTCGGAATGTTCCTTCATCAAATGTTGGTATTAAAACAGATATGTTAATTAGGTGCATGACACCACAATAATTAGATTGTGGTGTCCTTTTACGTTAGTAAGGTTAGGTCACATATGTAGACAAAACACTTAGTTGTCACGCAGTTTACTGATCACATGAGTTGATATTTCGTATCTCCACCTTTTCAGTGGGCTGTCGCCTCTCACTCCCTGACCCCTGGATGGTCTGGAAAATTGAAGACGAAGTAATCACTAGTAGCCAAATTTCATTAACGGTTTATTTATTTTGGTGAAGGGAACACATTTAGTCTGCACTATTTTCTTCAATAAAATttagcacaaagaaaaaaaaaaccttttgctGGTTCGTTTAACGTTGAGAGCTTGTGACATAAACTGGGTGAGGCCATGAAACCTTCAAAGGTGTGTGGACTTGGCTGTGTCATTTGTGACTGTCGTTTGTGCAGGACTTCACAAGAATGACGTGCTTGTTGCGTACAGTGCATTTCAGGCAGGCTGCGAACGTAATCTAAGTCAGTTTGGCAGATGCCTTTCTGGGAGGgtgtgtaaaaaaataaattaaagatGGGCAATTTTGTAGTCTCAAAATTTCCAAGCAAGCGCCTTCTCGCGTCAGAAGTTTTGACTGTATCTAATCGTCGGCAGTCGACTTGGCTGATCAGGAAGGTTCacactgcgtgtgtgtgtgtgtatgtgtgtgt
This genomic window contains:
- the inc gene encoding BTB/POZ domain-containing protein KCTD5 isoform X1 — its product is MAGRGMNSASDNGDVSSATENAKSSAAKQSKNTQWVKLNVGGTCFLTTRTTLCRDPKSFLYRLCQEDPELDSDKDETGAYLIDRDPTYFGPILNYLRHGKLVINKDLAEEGVLEEAEFYNIAELVKMVKRLIQERQQHHKSRDARKHVYRVLQCHEDELTQMVSTMSDGWRFEQLINIGSSYNYGNDDHAEFLCVVSREYPSSSSHTTDREFEPTDRAQWAVASHSLTPGWSGKLKTK